A genomic window from Chloroflexota bacterium includes:
- a CDS encoding response regulator transcription factor — protein sequence MSERILVIEDEQKIGDLLRRGLTYEGFRVEVCADGEAGLKAARDNPPDLVVLDWMLPGLDGLEVCRRLRAGGAVPILMLTAKDSVADRVKGLSTGADDYLVKPFAFEELLARVRALLRRVRATDETVLHFADLTLNVSTREVTRSSRKVDLTTKEFDLLHFFMRHPRQVITREIIYDRVWGYDFGGESNILEVYIRYLRTKLEAGNEPRLLQTVRGVGYAMREE from the coding sequence ATGTCTGAACGAATTCTGGTCATCGAAGACGAACAAAAAATCGGCGACTTGCTTCGCCGCGGTTTGACGTACGAAGGATTTCGCGTCGAGGTGTGCGCCGACGGCGAAGCCGGTCTCAAAGCCGCGCGCGACAATCCGCCTGATCTCGTCGTGCTCGATTGGATGTTGCCAGGGCTGGACGGCTTGGAGGTGTGCCGGCGTTTGCGCGCCGGTGGCGCGGTGCCGATCTTGATGCTTACCGCCAAGGACTCAGTCGCGGATCGCGTGAAAGGGTTGAGCACCGGCGCGGACGATTATCTGGTCAAGCCGTTCGCGTTCGAAGAATTGCTCGCGCGCGTGCGCGCGTTGCTTCGCCGCGTGCGCGCGACGGACGAAACAGTTTTGCATTTCGCCGATCTCACGCTCAACGTCAGCACGCGTGAAGTGACGCGCAGCTCGCGCAAGGTGGACTTGACGACGAAAGAGTTCGACCTGTTGCACTTTTTCATGCGGCATCCGCGCCAGGTCATCACGCGCGAAATCATCTACGACCGCGTGTGGGGGTACGATTTCGGCGGCGAGTCGAACATTCTCGAAGTGTACATTCGTTACCTAAGAACAAAACTCGAAGCCGGCAACGAGCCGCGTCTGTTGCAAACCGTGCGCGGCGTCGGCTACGCGATGCGCGAGGAATAA
- a CDS encoding TraR/DksA family transcriptional regulator translates to MRKQLEEERTQLLARPIPAPEPGKGDEADMAAMTQAKVQSLWLKNDQKQRLAQIDVALARLAAGKYGVCDSCGNPIAPERLEAMPHATLCVLCQAKSEKKRK, encoded by the coding sequence GTGCGAAAACAATTGGAAGAAGAACGCACCCAATTATTGGCGCGTCCGATTCCAGCGCCCGAGCCAGGCAAAGGTGACGAAGCCGATATGGCGGCGATGACACAAGCCAAAGTGCAATCGTTGTGGCTCAAGAACGATCAAAAGCAACGCCTCGCGCAAATTGATGTGGCGCTCGCGCGTCTCGCGGCGGGCAAGTACGGCGTTTGCGATTCGTGCGGCAATCCCATCGCGCCGGAACGACTTGAGGCGATGCCCCATGCGACGCTGTGCGTACTGTGCCAAGCCAAGTCGGAGAAAAAGCGGAAATAG
- a CDS encoding ATP-grasp domain-containing protein gives MKKLTVALLYNLKQNAPHVESNDEPWDKWNELDSERTVAGIERALRAGGHEVIPMEGDVTLPQKLERRNVDIAFNTCEGFFGGSREAQVPALLDAMRMPYTGSGVMTLALALDKPMTKRILAYHGLPTPAFQTFVTGDEPLDKRLTFPLFVKPSREGSGIGVRAQSVVRNARELREQIRYVITAYAQPALVEEFIEGREFTLGMLGNFACDELTPRKGKWTSNTLRVFPPLEVDLSPCPPEEAGLYTSVIKGKLYEVPTYLCPAPISKTMRAKMQNLAMGAFAALECFDFARVDFRIHRATNVPYILEINPLAGLQEGISDIVMQAEADGVSYIALINGILEAAAQRYGLS, from the coding sequence ATGAAGAAACTAACCGTTGCTTTGCTGTACAATCTCAAACAAAACGCGCCGCACGTCGAGTCGAACGATGAACCCTGGGACAAGTGGAACGAACTCGATAGCGAGCGCACCGTTGCCGGCATCGAGCGCGCGTTGCGCGCGGGTGGGCATGAGGTCATTCCGATGGAGGGCGATGTCACGTTGCCGCAGAAACTCGAGCGACGCAACGTGGACATCGCCTTCAATACGTGTGAGGGATTTTTCGGCGGCTCGCGCGAAGCCCAGGTACCGGCGTTGCTCGACGCGATGCGGATGCCGTACACCGGCTCTGGCGTGATGACGCTGGCGCTTGCGCTCGACAAGCCGATGACCAAACGCATCCTCGCGTATCATGGCTTGCCGACGCCGGCGTTTCAAACATTCGTCACCGGCGACGAGCCGCTGGACAAGCGGCTCACGTTTCCCTTGTTCGTGAAACCCAGCCGCGAAGGGTCGGGCATCGGCGTGCGCGCGCAATCGGTCGTGCGTAACGCGCGCGAACTGCGCGAGCAAATCCGGTACGTCATCACCGCGTACGCGCAACCGGCGCTCGTCGAAGAATTCATCGAAGGACGCGAGTTTACGTTGGGCATGCTCGGTAATTTCGCGTGTGACGAGTTGACGCCGCGCAAAGGCAAGTGGACATCGAACACCTTGCGCGTCTTTCCACCGCTCGAAGTGGACTTGTCGCCGTGTCCGCCGGAGGAAGCCGGGTTGTACACGTCGGTCATCAAAGGCAAGTTGTACGAGGTGCCGACGTACCTGTGCCCCGCGCCCATTTCGAAAACGATGCGCGCCAAGATGCAAAATCTCGCGATGGGCGCGTTCGCCGCGCTCGAATGTTTTGACTTTGCGCGCGTGGATTTTCGGATTCATCGCGCAACGAACGTTCCGTACATCCTCGAAATCAATCCGCTCGCCGGTTTGCAGGAGGGGATCAGCGATATCGTCATGCAAGCCGAAGCCGACGGCGTGAGTTATATCGCGCTCATCAACGGCATCCTCGAAGCGGCGGCGCAGCGCTACGGATTGAGCTAA